Part of the Prionailurus bengalensis isolate Pbe53 chromosome B3, Fcat_Pben_1.1_paternal_pri, whole genome shotgun sequence genome is shown below.
ctgtgtgcctgtgtgtgtgtgtgtgtgtgtgtgtgtgtgtgtgcgtgtgtgcacccttgtgtgtgtgtgtgtgtgtgtggtttggcCTCTCGAAGCTCCGCGGAGACAAATGCCTTAGCGACCCAAGGTTGGAATTTTCAGTCTGTGTTTCTTTACACTCATTTGCCGGCTGTGGGAGGCCCAGCGAGAGCCCCCCattctgggtttttgttgttgttggttttttttgtttttgtctgttttcttgctGCAGCCCATAGGATTCCATTTGTGGAGCTCCATTTCCAAAACTTTAGTTGGccagtggcattttttttaaggGCCAAGAATTTGTCACCCGCCATGTGCGTGTCTGTGTTACGTATCATACTATGAACTACCGACACCAATGAACGCACATGGGGTGAGGCGGGAAGAGAGGATAGAAGGCTTGTCCAGTGGTAGTACCTTCCCAGCTCTTTGCTGTTTGGGATAAGGATCTTGGCAGAAATGCCTTACcgtgtatttattgagcacctacattAGGCAGGGGAGAAAGCTGTGTTAACAGGCGGGGCCTCGTCGGAAGCATTTCTCTGGTCTCCAGGGAAGAACCTTTCCTGCGGGGAGAGGTTCCGGTTTCCTCTATGGGCCCGGATGGCCTTGCGAGGATCGCTCATGCTAGTGTGTGCCTTGCCGCTGGCTTCCTCTGATCACTGCCTCCCCTCATTCTCTTCTTGTGAGGATCTAAGGTCTGTCCCTTTCTAAGCAGCGTAGGGATACCACAGCTTGAAGGACACAGAAGATGCTGGCCCTCTGCTTCTGGGGGGAGCACACTGGTGGTGCCTTGCCAGCGAGCTAGGCAGCTGTGTTCTGGCCTCCGGAGGAAACTTTAGGAGAAGCCAAGGCAGAGAGACATGTATTCTGCCTCATCTCTACCCCTCTGTACCCAGCATTGATCTGccctcctctgtttctctgttgCAGTAACGGCCTGGATGCAGGATGGTCTTGCCCCTTGGAGTTTACAGCTGGAAAGTGGGACAGCAGAGAATCCTCTGGGGAAGAATCTTTTTCACAGCCCTAGGAAAGGGAGATCAGTGCTAGGTGGGAAATGTGCGGAAGGGATGTCGACGGGTCACCCAACACTAGGGTTCCTCCAGGAAGGAAGGCCTTCATGGCTACGCTGACTTCACGCTCACTAGGTGCAGGCGTTGTTCCAGGTACTTTCCaagtattaactaatttaatcctctCCTCCGCCTTACAGGCCAAATAGCGTTACttgttattcccactttacagctgaggaaagcGAGATGTGGGTTAGGGAACtctcccagggtcacacagctagtaaggggcAGACCTGGGATTCGCTCTCACATGTGCTCCCAAGTTCCTCTTCCGAACGTGCCTCGCTCTCCTGCCTGCAGAGCTGAGACAGTTGTGCGGAGACACTTGTGCGGCCGCCCCATTCTTAGTCTTAGAGATTTCTCCATCCTTTCGTTCCTTGCCTTCTGGATCGGCTTATCTTTTGGAAGCTGATTTACCCACCTCGTTTCAGATTCCAGGAGACAGATCATTCCAGATGATTCCTTAGCTCCCAGCACAGGTCTGGTATTTAACTCTCCGAGATTCACGATAGTTAGTACTACGTTTTGTGACCACTGGCCTGGAACCTTTCCGTCTGcaacccccctccccttcctggccgtggacttctgacctccacatTTTCCTCCTGGGAATCTTCCCAGGCTCTGGCTCCCGAGACCTCTCACCCCCTCTTGCTGATTCTCAGGTGCTGGCTACCTGCTGTTGACTTCTAACCCCACTGGGGTTCCTGGGACCTGACCCCTGAGCTCCCTTGCTCCTTGGCCTGCCACCACTCATCTCTACTTTCTCTCGGTGCTGAGCCTTGCAGCCTCGGGTCCTCTGCACTCATTGTGTGCCCATCCTGGGCTCCCGATGCCAGCCCAGGCCAGCTGTTTGCCTGGAGGGGGGCTGCCCTTCTCAAAGAGGCCCAGGGACTTTAGAGCCTCccttaaacttttatttctgtggaCAGAGAGTCCACGGTGCAGATCCTAACTTTCTCTTAACTTACCCCCTACCGCCTTTCATCTGTCTTTGCCATTCTGGACGAAGATGATGACAATTGGACACTTTTCAACAAGAATAGCCCATTATGAGCATGACCCTTCAAAGCAAGACTATTATTTACTTGTAGATGGTTCCATTAAATCAATGATATCTTACACATTTACATATAGGAAACAAGAGAAGAAGACAAGAGAGGAAAACTTAGGTTACCTCTGCTTTTCGTTCTTTTGGCCAAAATGACCCTCCATGTTAGCATCTTCCAACAGGGCCCATTTTCTGGAATTGAAGTGTGTTGTGGCTTTTCTTGGGTTTGTACAAGGCAGCGCCCCACCCTGTGCTCCTACAAGACCCTGAGTAAGTCAGAACAGGGGGGTACAGCCGTCAGATCTTTGCTTTAGGTTCTTGCCTCTTGGACCCATCGGGTCCCTATTTCTTCCAAGCCCGCTTTTAAGGGAGCTGCCTCACACCTCCCCAGATCTTAGGCTCCGTAGCAGCTTAGGGTCTACTGTGACTTCCTGGACACGTTCTGTCTTATTCATGCCGCCCTTGCCAGTCTCATCCCCGATCTGTGCATTACCCAGCTTTTCTTTATTGGCTAGTTTCCAAGTTGTTCCTGGTCAATGTCCCAAATTGCCAAAATCATTTGGGATTCTAGGCCCTGTCTTTTGAGGTCAAGCCCCATTTTCCCGTTTTGGTCTTCTGCAGACAAGTAGAGCCTGCTCTTTATTTATGCATCCCAGTTACTAACAGAGACTTGGAGGGTGTTTATCTTCCTTTCCGACCTCTGGGGCcctgaagggaaaaaaactcTGGGTTCTTCCCCCAAAGCTTTGAGTGcatagttctctttttcctcctaaaTTGTTTCCGTATGGAACAAGCAGTTTGGGAGATGATTTCACCTCTTGTCATCTTTCCTATGTCTTCCTTGAAGTGGGTAAATTCCTCCTGGCTGTTGCTGGTTCCTtgccactgcccccccccccatttttataGATCCCTAAATCACAtcgaattgttttatttttcaaatcgcCAAAGCTGCCTTTCAACCTTGGATCGTCAGCCGGCTCTTTCCAGTTAGTGAAGACTCGATTCTGAAAGGGAGCCCCTCCTGCTcctgcgcccccccacccccacccccagagccctGTAGGATGATTTCGTGCTGGTGAATGTCAGCTGTTGTGATTGTCTCCTAGGAATGGCATGTGTTAAGGACTTTGTGGTTTGTATCTGAGCATTTAGGGGCGCCCTTGTGGAGGGGGAGGTGAAAGACGGGGGATGTTTGCTTCTGCAGAGGAAAGCCTGGTGTCTGAGCCTCAGAGTGAGGCTTGTCACTGGGATGGGTTCACAGGGGAGCAGGAATGGCAAGAATTTATGGGGCTGCTGCTCCCAGGGGGTGGTTGCCCCTCCGAGGGGGTTCCACAGTAGCAAAGAATCCATTATATTTTGGGATCATTTGTTAGTGTCTCATTTATACCATCTGtatgaaaataaacagaagctGCAAGCAGAGACTATCATTCCCGGAATAGAGTGGGGTCTGGCTTGCGTCTCTTCCCGAGATGGCTTAGGCAGGGAAACATACAGAAACCTCTGGAGTATTTTTCTTGGGGTCTACTGTGGGAACAAATAATCTGGAGGTGGATAACGAACATCTCAACTCCCAGAGACAGATCCTTACCCCACTCACGGAAGTTTGCCCCaccgtgaattttttttttaatcatttgttcattcattcattttcatttatttattaattcagtaagtatttgttgattaGCCTTTCTGTAATCAAGCATCCTTTTAGGAGCCACTGACTCCTTGTGGCATCAGTTCAGGTCTGCCAGAGGGGATTTTGTAAGGTCTGCTCCTCTCCTGAAAAGGAGATGTGAGTTTCTTTTGTCAGGCCGGCTCCGGTGGCCTGAAATCACTCCCCTCTGCCTGTGAGGTGTCCACATGGCTGGGCCCAGGCATCATTTTTGCCGCATAGGAATGAGTCCTTACGTTGGCCCCTTTCGTATTTTCCCTGGAGGAGGCCCCGGGAGACAGGCAAGCTGATCCACTCCACCCCAGAGCTGCCTCCTGGGGTAGGAAGCTGCCACCTTCTCTGCATTGCAGACCTGCCtccgggggcgggggcgagggTGACTTCAGTCCGGCTCAGGTTTAGGGAAGGTCACAGTACACTGACACaccacaagcaagatgtctgaggGGCCATGTCCATGTCTGGGCTCTCACCCAGGAGGGTGTTCAGGGAGCTTCCTAAACCTGGATCTGCACTGAAAAAGGCAGAATAGAGGGTCTTCTGTGCAAGAGAGCAATCCTCCACTAGGGGCTAGTGTCTCAAAACCCACCATTAAAATGTCATTCCTTCTGCATTAATCTCTCTTGAATGCCAGGAGGGGAAACAGAAAGGACGGGGTGAGAAAGCTTTGGTTCTAAAACCCAGGGACCAGGAGTCCAGCCCTGGCTTTtcccctgtgtgaccttgggcaagttgtttaacttctctgagccttaatttcctcatctgcaaaatgaggatgtGGTTTAGATAAGCACAGGGCCTCTTCCAGCTCTAAGACTATAACTTGATGCGAATGAGTCTCAGATCCTTTTCTGAGACGGCCTGGGGGACCCTAGGTGCTAAGGAGGGCAGAAAGGTGTGGGATGGGAAGGCAGGGCTGAGGGCCCCCCGGTGTGGGAGGGTGTGGGAGGCAGAGCGGGTGGAACACAGATGTAGGGCCTGGGGCACCAAATGTGAACTTGGGTGCTAGGCAGAGAACTCCGTACAATCGGCCTTATAGGCAGATGTGGCTGGTGTGCCGAGGCCAAAATGGTAGGTCCCCTGTCCACTTTAAAGAAAGTGATGTCCAGTGAAAGCCTTTGTGGTTAGAGGGTACAAATCCCTCACATGCTTTTCCCCTTCAGAGTGCAGAACCTATTGAGAAAGAGACACGGGGTTGGGTAGGGAACCAAATTTCACCTTGAAAGCGAAACGGAGATGGAGAACGTGTGGCCGAAAGGGGCTCCCTGGTGAGCCCCTCTCCCACAGTTTAGACCTGGCAACCTGAACGGGAACAAGGGATCATGGATTACCCCAAGGGCCACTCTTGCGGGAggcagagagcccaaggcagcGTGGCCACGTGAGAATTGTGGCCAACAGAGAAGTGCGTGCAGTGGATCTCACATCTCCCCTGTCTCGAGAAATACCTCCTTCTTCATGGGAAGAGACTGATGGAGATGGAAAGATAGGTCAAAGCTCCCCCAGGATTTCCAGGACAGTCGAGGTTTTGATTTTACAGCCCTATGCAGAGgttgggaagggggagaggtTCTTCCTGGAGTCTAGGAGCAGATTTGTGATTTATAAGGCTGTGCACATTTGATCTGCATATTCTCAGTGCCTCCTGGCTCCTAGGTGGTCAACaattggatggatgggtggatggatggatggatggatggatggatggatacgaGCCCTATGGGGGACCAGATGAGTCTGACTTTCTTGGCAGACATGCTTTCTTCACTGCCATCCACACCCTGAAGTGACCGTTTCTTACTCACAAACTTCTcccagcagagagaaggaagaaataagaattCCCTTGGTATTGACCTAAGTTATGTCTTTCTTTCATGCCTGAATCTTTCTTCCCTTGCACACCTTCTGGGCCTGGCAGAGCCACAGTATGTGTTTGCTTTGAGAACGAAGAGACCAGGGAGGACTTTTCTGGTCCCGGGTGCCACTGGGAAAGCACACGCTAATGAATTTCATCTCTTTGCCTCAGTATCTTCCTCATAGAtgccacatgcacacactcacacacacacttacctCTAGCTCTGATTTGCTTCATTTCATATTCAGGGTGTCTTAACAAGTATGCAGAATGGGATGTGTGATTTGAGGGGAGGCACCGTGCCAGACCAAAAATAGCTCCCTCTCAAACAGGTGCGAAGGTGCTTGAAATCTCACCGTTATAATCCATTTTCCTTGGAGGCAGCATGCTGCAGTTTAAATCCCAGCTACCCCAGTTTTAACTGTGTACGGTCTTGAGCAAGTTATCTTTCTCAGCCTTGGCTTCTGCCTCTGCGTAATGGGTCTGACTGTGTCTCATGGGATTACCGCAGTGCCGAGCACATAGCACATACTGAATCAGTGTGACCTATGTCTGGGTTAAGCATTGCCTTCAGTGCCAAAAATAATGTTGCTGGGAGTTAACTGATCAGCGTTTCCCTCTGTGACAGAATGAACTTAAGGGCAGGAGGAATGactgggtggggaaggggtttAGAGGAACAttagtgaaagaaaggaagagggccTGGCAAGGCATGGGGGCTTAAGCCCCTCATGGGACCTCTCACCTGGCTGACAGCACGTGTCCTGATCTTCTCGAACCCACTCCAGGCTGGGCTGCCACTCCTCCTGCTATGATGCCTGGGCAGATTCCAGACCCTTCCGTGACTGCAGGCTCTCTGCCAGGGCTCGGCCCCCTGACCGGACTCCCCAGCTCGGCCCTGACAGCGGAGGAGCTGAAGTACGCCGACATCCGCAACATTGGGGCCATGATCGCCCCTTTGCACTTTCTGGAGGTGAAACTGGGCAAGAGGCCCCAACCCGTGAAAAGTGAGGTGAGCGAGCCTTGTAATCCCCCAGGCAGAATCCAAGGGTAGGGTGCCTGGGCCAGAGCCCCAGGTCTAGCCCCAACATTCGCTGAGTGACCGAAGCATTGCTGTTCGGTGTGGGCTCTGAGGACCAGTATGTCCTATGTCCCCCTGCAGCTTGTTAGAGATGCAGCAtctcaggccccactccagaACTGCTAcatcagaatctgtgttttaacaagcttcctgcccccgccccggAGGATTCACGGACATGTTAAAATTTGGGAAGCTCTGGGCCAAGGCAGGATGCCGAACCTGCGTCTGTTTGTTGCAGGGGCAAAGGAAGGGcgattaataacaataataaataataatatattggcAATCTCTCTGGGATGTTGGGAGGGTCAGGGGAGATCGTGGAAACATGCACATGCTTTGAAAAGGATACACGAGAATGCCAATCGTGGATTAGCTTGAAAAATTATTGTTGTCGGTCACATCATTGTCTCTACTCCTCTTGGCCCTAGGCTGGAGTTGAACATAGGCACTTGGGGAAGGGTGGTGTGGCGGCCCTTCCCAAAGCAGCTGCCAGAGATGGGCATGGCCTCGGTCACTCAGCATCATGCGCCTTAAATGGTGTTTGCGGAGGACCCGCGTGTGAAGCACTCCCTCCCCAGGTCCCTTGAGGCTGCAGCTCCCATGAGCCTTTCCTTGCAGAAGAGCAGCGTTTCCCTGGGGACTGGTGAGAAGCAGAAGTCCCCAGCGTGGGTGAGCATCAGTGCTGTGCACGGCCCCAGCCACTTCCCCAGGGCTGGCAGTTTGTCCGAAGACCTGCCCCAGTGAGGTCCCCAGCCTGTGCCATTTCTGCAGAGAAATTGGACAGAATGGCTGCCAAGCTGGAAGCGAGAAAGAGCGGGTGGCAGGAGGTGgagagggggtaggggcagggtggggcgggCACGGAAGCTGCTAAGCATAGGTGCTCATTCCtaagcagaggggcgcctggatgtgGTTCCATCCTGTAGCCTGGAGCTGAGGGCTGGCCTTTCCGGAGAGGGGGATTCTTGAGTGGGGAAAGGTGTCCGGGTACTGCCTTGGGTTTCTTATACAGCTACTGCTCTGCTTCCCCCGCCATCCCCACGAGTACCATAAAAATTGCAAAGAGGGGCTGCTGGGGGCTTGGTCAGCGGGGGCAAACTGGCCATTTGCGGGCTGTATCTGGCTCTCGGAGGTGTTTTATTTGGCCCGTGCagtgttttaaaagaaacttgaaCCAACATTTCACTTGAAAATTTGGATTTTaatctttgattaaaaaatggggagATCTGGTCACACTGTACCCCGTTCTGGCATGGCAACAGCTACATGGAATGGAAagccccacctcacccctcccgtcccctcccctcccctctcctcccctccgtTTGCCACAGACCCCCACACCTCCCTATTGTTCTTGATTTTGTTTACActgttggttttgcttttgttaccaCCAGCTGCCTTCATTTACCTTAACTGCTTGGCCCCCCGCTGTAGACATTTGCACCGGAGACACCTGCATTCGGTGCATTGTAGGTGCCCATTAAAGACTGTTAAGTACCAGATGAAAGTTGACGGTAATTATATTCTTCTGAGTCGATTTTGTAAATCAGCAGTGCTGTTAATAGCACTTCCTGGCTTATTTAGGTTCTGTTTTCTTTATGGGGGGCCCTTGTCTTTGGTCTTTTGCTATTCACTTTCCCAGGCTCATAACTTGAAAGCATCCGTTTCTGGGTCGTTCCACAGTATAAGTGCCATTTAAAACCAGCAGCTGAGCCGTTTCACTGGGGCGCTGAGGCCGGGGGACCAATGAAGAGCCAGGTGGCTTGGTTCAGGGGCTGGCCCAGCGGGGATTTGCCCCAAGGCCGAGTTACCGCCCCTTCCCTTTCTGCAAAGGGCTCTGGAggaactttttccttttcctttggaaaaggGCTTTATTTGGGTTGGgtatttttacatttcacagCCTCCCCCAGATTGGTGGCATATGCCCCGTACCTGACAGTGACGTGCGGTCTTCACAGGCATCACAGGCATCCACAAACGCGCACCACCCCGGCCGTGAAAATAACAAGCCGTTTTTAGGGCGTATTTGCATGTCCCCTCCCCCGCTGTCAGACTGCAGCATCGTGGGGGCGAAGAGGCAGATGGAACAGAGCAGACTGAGCTGGCGCGGAGCGAGGTCAGCCCTGCACTGGGAACTGACCTCCAAACGCTTCCTAGGTCAGACCGAAGGTTGGGGGAGGGCCATTCTTAGAGCAACTAGAGAACAAagcaggtggggagagaaagTCGCAGCTGGAGAACCTTTGGTCCCGCAGATTTATTTGCATATGGCAAACTGTCTTTGGTGGATTCTCACATTGGCATTTTAGACTGGTAGAAGTTTCTTGGCTAATAATAAGATACTAGCTCACCATTATTAAGCATTTAAGAtgcaccaggccctgtgctaagtgctgaACATACACGATCTTGTTTATTCCTCCTTACCCGATCCCGACCACGGGGTTAAAGAAGGAGAATTTGAGGtgcgggaggtgggggtgggggggaggtcaaGTCATTCAGGGTCACATGGTTATGTGGTAGTGACACTGCTGCTGACAGGGCACCGTCCTGGTTGCACTGAGATGTGCACCAGGCACAGTTCTGGGCGCTTTTTGCGAAGTATCTCGTCGAACCTGCACAAGAACCCTTTGAAGTAATTACTGTTAATTTCGTGGTTTATGCCCGAAATATGGATGAGGTTGGCGAGACTCAGTGAGGTCCAAGGTCATGCATGCAGCTGGGAAATCAGCCCCAGCAGTCTGATGTTAGAGCCAGAGCTGTGTTGCCCCCCACCAGCTCTCTTCCTTACACACTTCTAATCAGCACTCTGTCGGGCTGGGGAGGCCGGATGAACCTGGCCCCGGAACACTCGATCATTTTGATGACATGGCCCAGTTATTGCTGAGCCCCGCACTTCTGCAGCCGCATCGTCTCCCAGGCCCCGGGGGGGAGAGGGCTGGCCTACCTGCTCTGTGCAGGTGATTCTGTCCGAGCTGGCTCTCAGGCAATCCACCTTGCAGAGGCCGCGTTCTCTTGGCCATGGCCAAACACACGAAGCAGTTTGGTAAAAGAAAATTGGAGGAATTAAGTTAAAGGACAGGTTTTGTAAATGATAAAGTGCTTTGTGCCGAGGTTGTTATTATTATGTGGTTGAGACTTAAAAGTTAAACTGTTTCGGTGCCAAGGGCTTGGCTGCAGTCCATTTGTTGAGCAGATATTTGCTAagcaactactatgtgccaggcactaggaaCTGAACCATAAACAAAGCCCCTTCTCTTGGAGCTGTATAGCATAGTGGGGGGCATCCGGAAATGCACATAAGCAAAGTCATATATAATACAAAAGGTCAGGTAGTGGTGAGTATTGTGAAGAGAAACTCAGCGAAGCAAGCAGATGGAGAGTGGCCAGAGGGCTCATTCTGATGTCTGGCTGGGGGATCTGGGGACGTCGCCTTCTGGGTTATGGGATGTTTAGAACCGATGCTTCTTCCTCGCCTTTCCTTTCCTATGTTCCTTTTCAAGACAGTGTGCTCTCTAGCTTTCTCCagagttttccttcttttactttcCGTTCTGTAGCCCCTCCCAGCCAAACTCTTCAACCCACCAGACCCTACTGGCCTGAAGATCTTGGCCCGTCCCAGGGCATCTCTGAGTGCGCTGCTGTGGCCACACCCTGCCTCTGCACCTGGAATGCATTTTTAGtagggaaggcagggaggccagaAACCCCACCCTTGTGCACGCgtggggtgcacacacacacacacacacacacacacacacacacaccaagcactCACTTAACCACCTGCTAGATGGGATCCCTTACCCTCTTTGCCACTCTGCAGGGCTCTAGAGAGGACTCAAGTTCAAGGGAGGTTGGATTGGATAACCTTTTAGGAAAGAGTCTGCAAAGTGTCATTCCATGGGCAGGAGTCAGCCTACCGATGAATCTCGTTTGGCCCCTAACAGTGCGgttttctttctggcttttttttttttttttttgaattgaatGAGTTGCTATATTTAAAAGCCAGGAAATGTGGACTTTCTGGCTCCTTTAAAAAAACCAGAATATCTGGCCACTCTAGGCCCACACCCTTATATGCACCGAGAAGCTGGAGCTGAGTAGCAAGTGCTCACTGTATTTGCACATAGCCTTTAGCTTGCTgcagtccccaccactccctgtTGCCTCACACACAGCCTGCTTTTGCGTGCGTGTCCTGTGTTTAGGTCCCAAAGACAGAGATGACAtcttatgtttccttttatttccaccAGACTGTGCAGTATGCCTTGCACAGATTgtatggtttttttaaattttttttaatgtttattcactatttttgagagagagagagagagagagagagagagagcgcaagtgggggaggggcacagagagagggagacccagaatccaaagcaggctccaggctctgagctgtcagcacagagcccgacgcggggctcaaactcccaaaccgtgaggtcatgacctgagccgaagtcagacgtttaaccgacggagccacccaggtgcccccagactgtATGTTTGATACATGCTTGTTGGTTTAAACACTAATCAGCTATGCCAACTTTGCAAGTCACTTAAACTTTCTGTCCCTGGATTTCTGCATCTCCTAATTCTTATCTCTGAGTGTCgtccatttgtttttctatttctgaactcAAGCAACttgaggcagaaaagaaaaaaacacaatgaacaTCAAACCAACTATTCCCCAAACTTGGCTAATCATCAAAACCACTTGGaaaactttttataaatacagatttCTAGACCCCACCCCCGGGGCCCATGCACTCAGAAACTGTGAGGGCGGAGTCCAGGAAATCTGTGTATTTCATAGGCTCTGAGATTCCTGGGCTGCATTTGGGAACCTGATTTTCACTGTTTAATACCTCTCCTCAAGCTCTGCCAATCCTTTTCAGGGAGCATTCCGAGGGCTTCACCTGGAGGAAGTAGTGTGCATATCCCGTCACGGACTGCCTTTCCAGCACAGATTCCATGCTGACTGGGTCTGTGTCCTTGTCATCTTCAGAGCAGGAGAGGCTTAGGCATTTGTGACTTTCACACTGGTCATTTTCCAGCTTCTCCGGGGGCCCTAAAGAACATTTAGGGTTTTTCACCTTTGATgaactgtgttaaaaaaaatgtttttttacatttatttattgttgagagacagagtgagac
Proteins encoded:
- the JDP2 gene encoding jun dimerization protein 2 isoform X2, whose protein sequence is MKGWAATPPAMMPGQIPDPSVTAGSLPGLGPLTGLPSSALTAEELKYADIRNIGAMIAPLHFLEVKLGKRPQPVKSEESERLELMNAELKTQIEELKQERQQLILMLNRHRPTCIVRTDSVKTPESEGNPLLEQLEKK